One window of bacterium genomic DNA carries:
- a CDS encoding MazF family transcriptional regulator produces the protein MTSPRRGDVWATGTGVDVLVISSTVYNEIPNEPTIIVVPIFDHDPDTGFGVPLDDDAWAAPGLVTSLRKTTLSEFRRRANVQALTDVNNMLFRILATPDR, from the coding sequence TTGACGTCGCCGCGCCGAGGGGACGTGTGGGCGACGGGCACGGGTGTCGACGTGCTTGTCATCTCCTCGACCGTCTACAACGAAATTCCTAATGAACCGACCATCATCGTTGTGCCGATCTTCGACCACGACCCCGACACTGGGTTCGGCGTGCCTTTGGACGACGATGCCTGGGCGGCCCCTGGTTTAGTCACCAGCTTGCGTAAGACGACTCTCAGTGAGTTTCGCCGACGCGCCAACGTCCAGGCCCTGACCGATGTGAACAACATGCTCTTCAGGATCCTCGCCACACCGGATCGATAG